In Rhodanobacter humi, the following are encoded in one genomic region:
- a CDS encoding YaiI/YqxD family protein — MSAQILVDADACPVAIKEILFRAAEREQVSVTLVANQYLRTPPSRHVRAVQVPGGFDVADHEIVRRVAVGDLVVTQDIPLAALVIEKGALALDPRGELHTPDTIAQRLSMRNFMDELRGAGVDTGGHAAFHARDKQAFANQLDRWLAQRKR, encoded by the coding sequence GTGAGCGCGCAGATCCTGGTCGACGCCGACGCCTGTCCGGTGGCGATCAAGGAGATCCTGTTCCGCGCCGCCGAACGCGAGCAGGTCAGCGTGACCTTGGTCGCGAACCAGTACCTGCGCACCCCGCCCTCGCGCCATGTGCGCGCCGTGCAGGTGCCCGGCGGCTTCGACGTGGCCGACCACGAGATCGTGCGCCGCGTCGCCGTCGGCGACCTGGTGGTGACCCAGGACATTCCGCTGGCTGCGCTGGTCATCGAGAAGGGCGCGCTGGCGCTGGATCCGCGCGGTGAACTGCACACCCCCGACACCATCGCCCAGCGCCTCTCCATGCGCAATTTCATGGACGAGCTGCGCGGCGCCGGCGTCGACACCGGCGGCCACGCCGCGTTCCATGCGCGCGACAAACAAGCCTTTGCGAACCAGCTTGACCGGTGGCTGGCGCAGCGGAAACGCTGA
- a CDS encoding GNAT family N-acetyltransferase translates to MQLDIQHNRAAQRFEVEVEGAHCVLDYTLAEGGMAITHTEVPPPAGGRGVAGELVRTALDFARAKGWKVVPLCSYAEAWMKRHPDYADLRA, encoded by the coding sequence ATGCAGCTCGACATCCAGCACAACCGCGCTGCGCAGCGTTTCGAGGTGGAGGTGGAAGGCGCACACTGCGTGCTCGACTACACGCTCGCGGAAGGCGGCATGGCGATTACCCATACCGAGGTGCCGCCACCGGCCGGCGGTCGCGGCGTGGCTGGCGAACTGGTGCGCACGGCGCTGGATTTCGCCCGCGCGAAAGGCTGGAAGGTGGTGCCGCTCTGCTCGTATGCCGAGGCCTGGATGAAGCGGCATCCCGACTACGCGGATCTGCGCGCATGA
- a CDS encoding FKBP-type peptidyl-prolyl cis-trans isomerase produces the protein MRRLLLVATLALAACILPAFAADDVTQLQKIDQVVGSGAVANDGDVVQVNYTGWLYDASATDHHGKEFDSTQGGEPIRFTLGAGEVIQGWDQGIRGMHVGGKRTLIIPARLAYGGRGAGDAVPPNATLVFDVELVSVH, from the coding sequence ATGCGCCGCCTGCTGCTCGTCGCCACGCTCGCCCTCGCCGCCTGCATCCTGCCCGCGTTCGCCGCGGACGACGTCACCCAGCTGCAGAAGATCGATCAGGTCGTCGGCAGCGGCGCGGTGGCGAACGACGGCGACGTGGTGCAGGTGAACTACACCGGCTGGCTGTACGACGCGAGCGCGACGGACCACCACGGCAAGGAATTCGACAGCACGCAGGGTGGCGAACCGATCCGCTTCACGCTGGGCGCGGGCGAAGTCATCCAGGGCTGGGACCAGGGCATCCGCGGCATGCACGTGGGCGGCAAGCGCACCCTCATCATCCCTGCGCGGCTGGCCTACGGCGGCCGCGGCGCCGGCGACGCCGTGCCGCCGAACGCCACACTCGTGTTCGACGTGGAACTGGTGAGCGTGCATTGA
- a CDS encoding DUF1345 domain-containing protein, translating to MSGEASGTNGASKPPRWRPFRYVTARPRLSASFVIFVIAGAVLIALGLRVATAILLGFDLAAVIYLLALARLFNRSTPLHMRRQAKAQDTGRWGVLWSAVVLSGVVLVALGTELHAAKGGGLPALGVGALSVVLSWLFLNIMFALHYAHGFYGDFGEKHSGLEFPDTPKPDYWDFAYFAIVIGMTFQVSDVQISSRYLRRVALLHSVIAFFFNVFIIAITVNIVAGMG from the coding sequence ATGAGCGGCGAGGCATCCGGCACCAACGGCGCGTCGAAGCCGCCGCGCTGGCGGCCGTTCCGCTACGTGACGGCGCGGCCGCGGCTCAGCGCCTCGTTCGTGATCTTCGTGATCGCCGGCGCCGTGCTGATCGCGCTGGGCCTGCGCGTGGCCACCGCGATCCTGCTGGGCTTCGACCTGGCCGCGGTGATCTACCTGCTGGCACTGGCGCGGCTGTTCAACCGGTCCACGCCCTTGCACATGCGCCGGCAGGCGAAGGCGCAGGACACCGGGCGCTGGGGCGTGCTGTGGAGCGCGGTGGTGCTCTCCGGCGTGGTGCTGGTGGCGCTGGGCACCGAACTGCACGCGGCCAAGGGCGGCGGCCTGCCCGCATTGGGCGTGGGCGCGCTCAGCGTGGTGCTGAGCTGGCTGTTCCTCAACATCATGTTCGCGCTGCACTACGCGCACGGCTTCTACGGCGACTTCGGCGAGAAGCACTCCGGGCTGGAGTTTCCCGACACGCCGAAGCCCGACTACTGGGACTTCGCCTACTTCGCCATCGTGATCGGCATGACCTTCCAGGTCTCCGACGTGCAGATCAGCAGCCGCTACCTGCGCCGCGTGGCGCTGCTGCACAGCGTGATCGCGTTCTTCTTCAACGTGTTCATCATCGCGATCACGGTGAACATCGTGGCGGGGATGGGGTAG
- a CDS encoding 3'-5' exonuclease, whose translation MATLIPTRNSCLPRMTGGEKRVSERLEQKLEDDYLLWYDVPIGLKQRRPDFVVFHPCRGLLVLEVKDWKADTIRHADTTQFTLVTERGLAKETNPLLQARAYALEIGVVLERDPALRYPEGHRHAGKLVMPWAWGAVLANLTRKQFEEGGLEAVIPAHLAICRDELYETVDSEAFQERLWAMFPQVFPVALTLPQIDRVRWHLFPEIRVEPGSGQFGLFAAEGHDARALEIPDLVKVMDAQQEQLARSLGDEHRVIHGVAGSGKTMILGFRAMQLAQSLSRPILVLCYNKTLAARLEQLIGERGLADKVQVYNFHRWCHRMLTSYHVALPPKGEHFFEAMVERVMEGVDKEQIPRFQYGAVLVDEGHDFEPDWYKLIVQMIDPATNSLLVLYDDAQNIYGKAGRRKLSWKSLGVQAQGRTTILKLNYRNTLEILAVARNFAGELLAARSDDDDGVPLIAPESAGRRGPLPELIRTDTAAAQLDALIAQLRDEHAHGRPWGEMAVIYRAGWEGEKLHDALERLAIPSSLADENGKQALFVVKDSVKLLTMHSCKGLEFPFVIIPGLGSLPRENQREVDEARLLYVAMTRATERLVLIHHLDSMFSKSIRDSINEVQAQLAR comes from the coding sequence TTGGCCACGCTCATACCCACCCGCAACAGCTGCCTGCCACGGATGACCGGCGGCGAGAAGCGCGTGTCCGAACGGCTGGAACAGAAGCTCGAAGACGACTACCTGCTCTGGTACGACGTGCCGATCGGCCTCAAGCAGCGCCGCCCCGACTTCGTGGTGTTCCACCCGTGCCGCGGCCTGCTGGTGTTGGAAGTGAAGGATTGGAAGGCCGACACCATCCGCCATGCCGACACGACCCAGTTCACCCTGGTCACCGAACGCGGCTTGGCGAAGGAAACGAACCCGCTGCTGCAGGCGCGCGCCTATGCGCTGGAGATCGGCGTGGTGCTGGAACGCGATCCGGCGCTGCGCTACCCCGAAGGCCATCGCCATGCCGGCAAGCTGGTGATGCCGTGGGCCTGGGGTGCTGTGCTGGCCAACCTCACGCGCAAGCAGTTCGAGGAAGGCGGGCTGGAGGCGGTGATTCCGGCGCACCTGGCGATCTGCCGCGACGAGCTGTACGAGACGGTGGACAGCGAGGCCTTCCAGGAACGGCTGTGGGCGATGTTCCCGCAGGTGTTCCCGGTGGCGCTCACTCTGCCGCAGATCGACCGCGTGCGCTGGCACCTGTTCCCCGAGATCCGCGTGGAGCCGGGCAGCGGCCAGTTCGGCCTGTTCGCCGCCGAAGGCCATGACGCACGCGCGCTGGAGATCCCCGACCTGGTGAAGGTGATGGACGCCCAGCAGGAGCAGCTGGCGCGTTCGCTGGGCGACGAGCATCGCGTCATCCACGGCGTGGCCGGCTCGGGCAAGACCATGATCCTGGGCTTCCGCGCGATGCAGCTGGCGCAGTCGCTGAGCCGGCCGATCCTGGTGCTCTGCTACAACAAGACGCTGGCGGCGCGGCTGGAGCAGCTGATCGGCGAGCGCGGCCTGGCCGACAAGGTGCAGGTCTACAACTTCCATCGCTGGTGCCACCGCATGCTCACCAGCTACCACGTGGCGCTGCCGCCCAAGGGCGAGCACTTCTTCGAGGCGATGGTGGAGCGGGTGATGGAAGGCGTGGACAAGGAGCAGATCCCGCGCTTCCAGTACGGCGCCGTGCTGGTCGACGAGGGCCACGACTTCGAACCGGACTGGTACAAGCTGATCGTGCAGATGATCGACCCGGCCACCAACTCGCTGCTGGTGCTGTACGACGACGCGCAGAACATCTACGGCAAGGCCGGCCGCCGCAAGCTGAGCTGGAAGAGCCTGGGCGTGCAGGCGCAGGGCCGCACCACCATCCTCAAGCTCAACTACCGCAACACGCTGGAGATCCTCGCGGTGGCGCGCAACTTCGCCGGCGAACTGCTCGCCGCGCGCAGCGACGACGACGACGGCGTGCCGCTGATCGCCCCCGAAAGCGCCGGCCGGCGCGGCCCGTTGCCCGAGCTGATCCGCACCGATACCGCCGCCGCCCAGCTCGATGCGCTGATTGCCCAGCTGCGCGACGAGCACGCCCACGGCCGCCCCTGGGGCGAGATGGCAGTGATCTACCGCGCCGGCTGGGAGGGCGAGAAACTGCACGATGCGCTGGAGCGCCTCGCCATTCCCTCCAGCCTCGCCGACGAAAACGGCAAGCAGGCGCTGTTCGTGGTCAAGGACAGCGTGAAGCTGCTCACCATGCACTCCTGCAAGGGCCTGGAATTTCCGTTCGTGATCATCCCAGGCCTCGGCTCGCTGCCGCGCGAAAACCAGCGCGAGGTCGACGAGGCGCGCCTGCTCTACGTGGCAATGACCCGCGCCACCGAGCGGCTGGTGCTGATCCACCACCTCGACTCGATGTTCTCCAAGAGCATCCGCGACTCGATCAACGAGGTGCAGGCGCAGCTGGCGCGGTAA
- a CDS encoding YajQ family cyclic di-GMP-binding protein, which translates to MPSFDVVSEVDKHELTNAVDQANRELANRFDFKGQDAKYVLDDFVITQSAPSDFQLQQMLDILRGRLISRKIDVRALDIGEVETNLAGARQKITVKQGIEQPVAKKLVATLKEAKLKVEAQINGDKLRVTGKKRDDLQAAMAVLRKAEVELPLQFDNFRD; encoded by the coding sequence ATGCCCTCCTTCGACGTAGTCTCCGAAGTCGACAAGCACGAACTGACCAATGCCGTGGACCAGGCCAACCGCGAGCTGGCGAACCGCTTCGACTTCAAGGGTCAGGACGCGAAATACGTGCTGGACGACTTCGTCATCACCCAGAGCGCACCCAGCGATTTCCAGCTGCAGCAGATGCTGGACATCCTGCGCGGGCGGCTGATCTCGCGGAAGATCGACGTGCGCGCGCTGGACATCGGCGAGGTGGAAACCAACCTCGCCGGCGCGCGGCAGAAGATCACCGTGAAGCAGGGCATCGAGCAGCCGGTGGCGAAGAAGCTGGTGGCCACGCTGAAGGAGGCCAAGCTCAAGGTCGAGGCGCAGATCAACGGCGACAAGCTGCGCGTGACCGGCAAGAAGCGCGACGACCTGCAGGCCGCGATGGCGGTGCTGCGCAAGGCCGAGGTGGAGCTGCCGCTGCAGTTCGACAACTTCCGCGATTGA
- a CDS encoding 3-deoxy-7-phosphoheptulonate synthase produces the protein MPQSATDDLRIRTITPLATPAEVMDECPATPAALATVGNARTALHRILAGSDDRLAVVIGPCSIHDPRAALEYAQRLAAQRERLGGELEIVMRVYFEKPRTTVGWKGLINDPDLDGSFHIRKGLRVARQLLCDINALGVPAGSEFLDIISPQYLADLVAWGAIGARTTESQVHRELASGLSCPVGFKNGTDGNVKLAVDAVQAAAHPHHFLAVTKQGQAAIAATSGNRDCHVILRGGKVPNYDAASVEAACSAIAKAGLPARVMIDASHANSGKNPDNQPRVIADIAAQLEAGESRIVGAMVESHLVAGRQDLVDGRPLTYGQSVTDGCIGWDDSVRVLERLAAAVRRRRELAEDEMAA, from the coding sequence ATGCCCCAGTCCGCCACCGACGATCTGCGCATCCGCACGATCACCCCGCTCGCCACGCCCGCCGAGGTGATGGACGAATGCCCCGCCACGCCCGCCGCGCTCGCCACCGTGGGCAACGCGCGCACGGCTCTGCACCGCATCCTCGCCGGCAGCGACGACCGCCTCGCGGTGGTGATCGGCCCGTGCTCCATCCACGACCCGCGCGCCGCGCTGGAGTACGCGCAGCGGTTGGCGGCGCAGCGCGAGCGCCTCGGCGGCGAGCTGGAGATCGTGATGCGGGTGTACTTCGAGAAGCCGCGCACCACGGTGGGTTGGAAGGGGCTGATCAACGACCCGGACCTGGACGGCAGCTTCCACATCCGCAAGGGTCTGCGCGTGGCGCGCCAGCTGCTGTGCGACATCAACGCGCTGGGCGTGCCGGCCGGCAGCGAGTTCCTCGACATCATCTCGCCGCAATACCTCGCCGACCTGGTGGCCTGGGGCGCGATCGGCGCGCGCACCACCGAAAGCCAGGTGCATCGCGAGCTGGCCTCGGGGTTATCTTGCCCGGTGGGCTTCAAGAACGGCACCGACGGCAACGTGAAGCTGGCGGTGGACGCGGTGCAGGCGGCCGCGCATCCGCACCACTTCCTCGCGGTGACCAAGCAGGGCCAGGCCGCGATCGCCGCCACCAGCGGCAACCGCGACTGCCACGTGATCCTGCGCGGTGGCAAGGTGCCGAACTACGACGCCGCCAGCGTCGAGGCCGCTTGCAGCGCGATCGCCAAGGCCGGCCTGCCGGCGCGGGTGATGATCGACGCCAGCCATGCCAACAGCGGCAAGAACCCGGACAACCAGCCGCGCGTGATCGCCGACATTGCCGCCCAGCTCGAGGCGGGCGAGTCGCGCATCGTGGGCGCGATGGTGGAAAGCCACCTCGTCGCTGGCCGCCAGGACCTGGTGGATGGCCGTCCGCTGACCTACGGCCAGAGCGTCACGGATGGCTGCATCGGCTGGGACGACTCGGTGCGCGTGCTGGAGCGGCTGGCTGCCGCGGTGCGTCGGCGCCGCGAGCTGGCGGAGGACGAGATGGCGGCCTGA
- a CDS encoding NAD(P)/FAD-dependent oxidoreductase — MKTDVLIVGAGAAGLMCAIAAGRRGRRVLVVDHANKPGKKILMSGGGRCNFTNLGVTPANYLSANPHFAKSALARYTPWDFIALVEKHGIAYHEKELGQLFCDESSKQIVRLLLDECAAVGVRVETGCGVERVRKTDEGFSVLTAHGEVHAESLVVASGGLSIPSMGASGFGYELARQFGHAVLPVRAALVPLTLSGKHQEHYADLAGVALPLAEARVGKRAFRAGLLFTHRGLSGPAILQISSYWQPGDELRLDLAPDAELGDWLLAQRAARPAAELKNVLADALPKRLAQRLCELWFESRPMRQYRDAELHEIGRQLHDWPIIASGTEGYRTAEVTLGGVDTDGLSSSTMQSKLVPGLYFIGEVVDVTGWLGGYNFQWAWASGHAAGEVA; from the coding sequence GTGAAAACGGATGTACTGATCGTCGGCGCCGGCGCCGCGGGCCTGATGTGCGCGATCGCCGCGGGCCGGCGCGGGCGTCGCGTGCTGGTGGTCGACCACGCGAACAAGCCGGGCAAGAAGATCCTGATGTCCGGCGGCGGGCGCTGCAATTTCACCAATCTCGGCGTTACGCCGGCAAATTACCTCAGCGCGAATCCGCACTTCGCCAAGTCCGCACTGGCGCGCTACACGCCGTGGGATTTCATCGCATTGGTGGAAAAGCACGGCATCGCGTACCACGAGAAGGAACTGGGCCAGCTGTTCTGCGACGAGTCCTCGAAGCAGATCGTGCGCCTGCTGCTGGACGAATGCGCCGCGGTGGGCGTGCGCGTCGAGACCGGTTGCGGCGTCGAGCGCGTGCGCAAGACGGACGAGGGTTTCAGCGTGCTCACTGCGCACGGCGAGGTGCACGCCGAGTCGCTGGTGGTGGCCAGCGGCGGCTTGTCGATCCCCAGCATGGGCGCCAGCGGTTTCGGCTACGAGCTGGCGCGCCAGTTCGGCCATGCGGTGCTGCCTGTGCGCGCCGCGCTGGTGCCGCTGACCCTGAGCGGCAAGCACCAGGAGCATTACGCCGACCTCGCCGGCGTGGCCCTGCCGCTGGCCGAGGCGCGGGTGGGCAAGCGCGCATTCCGCGCGGGCCTCTTGTTCACCCATCGCGGCCTGAGCGGCCCGGCGATCCTGCAGATTTCCTCGTACTGGCAGCCGGGCGACGAGCTGCGCCTCGATCTCGCACCGGACGCGGAACTGGGCGACTGGCTGCTGGCGCAACGCGCCGCGCGTCCGGCGGCCGAGCTGAAGAACGTGCTGGCCGACGCGCTGCCGAAGCGTCTCGCACAGCGCCTGTGCGAGTTGTGGTTTGAAAGTCGCCCCATGCGCCAGTACCGCGACGCCGAGTTGCATGAGATCGGTCGGCAACTGCACGACTGGCCGATCATCGCCAGCGGCACCGAGGGTTACCGCACCGCCGAGGTGACCCTGGGCGGTGTGGACACCGACGGGCTCTCGTCCAGCACGATGCAATCGAAACTCGTGCCCGGCCTGTACTTCATCGGCGAGGTGGTCGACGTCACCGGCTGGCTGGGCGGCTACAACTTCCAGTGGGCCTGGGCGTCGGGCCACGCGGCGGGCGAGGTAGCCTGA
- a CDS encoding GGDEF domain-containing protein, with translation MAVPDAFLTQTEALQLTDHPRFLQQLAQLNGKASQLTPEQQWHLRFMNAWEAMYESDYAKSGALFQDVIQHSGNPYLADYASALLMSQFGLTRHYTEAFELANRLAARLPQITDAKVHLKLLLNLSASLGLAGQTDLAIRYAQMAMSAVPVGGSRCYPASMMAEALYYGHRLKSNSPELLQAVADCPAAKEPVYNANLQLTLADLYVQERRPRKALTLLDRVEPNLDILGDASYKLTAMLIRAQALAALGDDAVAKKVALVVVAQNKSGDFDAWLKDTYEVLYRIEKKQGHAAAALDYYEKYAALDKAYLDDVNARAMAYETVQQHVLAQKLETENLSRQNALLRMRQTLDAKTAETNRLYLALLLMALAFAALWMFRIKRSQLRFKKLSHLDGLTTVFNRQHFMGEVERTLRLLEKRAGTACLVFIDLDHFKRINDTHGHAMGDEVLRQVVVVGKQQLRPADLFGRLGGEEFGILLVGCSHGQGMAIADRIRHAVEATKVECEGTVIAISTSVGLACTGVCGHDLRRLCREADAALYRAKRGGRNRVEAGAEDSIPIAI, from the coding sequence ATGGCTGTCCCAGATGCCTTCCTCACGCAAACCGAGGCGCTGCAACTCACGGATCACCCGCGATTCCTTCAGCAGCTGGCCCAACTCAACGGAAAAGCCTCGCAACTGACGCCAGAGCAGCAATGGCATCTGAGGTTCATGAATGCTTGGGAGGCCATGTACGAAAGTGACTACGCCAAATCGGGGGCGCTGTTTCAGGACGTCATCCAGCATTCCGGCAATCCGTACTTGGCTGATTACGCATCTGCGTTGCTGATGAGTCAGTTTGGCCTTACCCGGCATTACACCGAGGCATTCGAGCTGGCTAATCGCCTCGCAGCTCGCTTGCCGCAGATCACGGATGCGAAAGTTCACCTCAAATTGTTGCTGAACCTTTCGGCATCGCTAGGTCTGGCCGGCCAGACCGATCTGGCCATCCGTTACGCCCAGATGGCGATGTCCGCTGTTCCTGTTGGTGGGAGTCGGTGCTATCCCGCATCCATGATGGCTGAGGCGCTCTATTACGGTCATCGGCTCAAGTCCAACAGTCCGGAGTTGCTGCAGGCCGTGGCGGACTGCCCCGCGGCCAAGGAGCCGGTGTACAACGCGAACCTGCAACTCACGCTCGCTGACCTGTATGTGCAGGAAAGGCGGCCCCGCAAGGCACTAACCCTGCTCGACCGGGTTGAGCCCAACCTCGATATCCTGGGCGATGCGTCCTACAAGTTGACGGCCATGTTGATCAGGGCGCAGGCGCTGGCCGCGCTGGGCGACGATGCTGTTGCCAAGAAAGTGGCCTTGGTCGTGGTTGCGCAGAACAAATCGGGCGATTTCGATGCGTGGCTGAAAGACACCTACGAAGTGCTTTATCGTATAGAGAAGAAACAAGGTCATGCCGCCGCTGCACTCGACTACTACGAGAAATACGCTGCGCTGGACAAGGCCTACCTCGACGATGTCAATGCGCGCGCGATGGCCTACGAGACGGTACAGCAGCACGTGCTGGCGCAGAAGCTGGAGACGGAGAACCTGAGCCGGCAGAACGCGCTGCTGCGCATGCGGCAGACGCTGGATGCCAAGACGGCCGAGACCAACCGGCTGTACCTCGCCCTGCTGCTGATGGCGCTGGCCTTTGCCGCGCTCTGGATGTTCCGGATCAAGCGCTCGCAGCTGCGTTTCAAGAAACTGTCCCACCTCGATGGCCTGACCACGGTGTTCAACCGCCAGCATTTCATGGGCGAGGTGGAGCGCACGCTGCGCCTGCTGGAGAAGCGCGCCGGCACGGCTTGCCTGGTCTTCATCGACCTGGACCACTTCAAGCGCATCAACGACACCCACGGCCACGCCATGGGCGACGAGGTGCTGCGCCAGGTGGTGGTGGTGGGCAAACAGCAATTGCGCCCGGCCGACCTGTTCGGCCGGCTGGGTGGCGAGGAGTTCGGCATTCTGCTGGTGGGCTGCTCGCACGGGCAGGGCATGGCCATCGCCGACCGCATCCGCCACGCGGTCGAGGCGACGAAGGTGGAGTGCGAGGGCACCGTCATCGCGATCTCCACCAGCGTGGGTCTGGCCTGCACCGGCGTCTGCGGCCACGACCTGCGGCGCCTGTGCCGGGAGGCCGACGCCGCGCTGTACCGCGCCAAGCGCGGTGGGCGCAATCGGGTGGAAGCTGGCGCCGAGGACAGCATTCCCATCGCGATCTGA
- a CDS encoding tetratricopeptide repeat-containing diguanylate cyclase — protein MFWQVGLAVDAVADPSALLKQTWPLPVTDHPRFVRQLAQLNQVASRLAPDEQWQLRYLDAWEAMYEGQYAKSEVQFRDIIQHSSDSRMADRAAAMLVSQYGITRHYTEAFELANRLAARLPQITDAKVRFMVTLNLSQSLGLAGQTDLAIRYARIAMGAIPAGDGPCYPAASLVVALETGHRLKSGSPELQQALAACPAAKEPVYNANLMLTLADRYVHEGQSHRALALLDRIAPSVEANDYAPNKLSALISRAQALVALGDDDGARKAALAVVAAGKPGDIDDWLKDAYKVLYRIENRQGHAAAALDYYKKYAALDKAYLDDVSARAMAYQTVQQHLLAQKLETEKLGRQNALLRMRQTLDTKKAEANHLYLALLLMALAFAALWMFRLKRSQLRFKKLSHLDGLTAVFNRQHFMGEVDRMLRLLERRAGAACMVFIDLDHFKHINDTHGHAMGDEVLRHIVAVCRKHLRAVDLFGRLGGEEFGILLVECSRGQGVAIAERIRLAIEMAKVESDGVAVGISTSVGLAFTDTSGYDLQRLCKQADAALYRAKRSGRNCVMVDDEGDADRLAAV, from the coding sequence GTGTTCTGGCAGGTGGGGCTTGCCGTCGACGCCGTCGCCGATCCTTCCGCCCTGCTCAAGCAGACCTGGCCGTTGCCGGTGACGGATCATCCGCGGTTCGTCCGCCAGCTGGCCCAGCTCAATCAGGTGGCTTCCCGGCTGGCGCCGGACGAACAATGGCAACTGCGCTATCTGGACGCGTGGGAGGCCATGTACGAAGGCCAATACGCCAAGTCGGAGGTGCAGTTTCGCGACATCATCCAGCACTCCAGTGATTCGCGCATGGCCGACCGTGCGGCAGCCATGTTGGTGAGCCAGTACGGAATCACCCGGCACTATACGGAGGCATTCGAACTGGCCAATCGCCTTGCGGCGCGGTTGCCACAGATCACGGATGCCAAGGTCCGCTTCATGGTGACGCTGAACCTGTCGCAGTCGCTGGGCCTGGCTGGGCAGACCGATTTGGCCATCCGCTATGCGCGCATCGCGATGGGTGCCATCCCGGCCGGAGATGGTCCGTGTTATCCCGCCGCCAGTCTGGTCGTGGCACTCGAGACCGGCCATCGGCTCAAGTCGGGCAGTCCGGAGTTGCAGCAGGCGCTGGCGGCGTGCCCGGCGGCCAAGGAGCCGGTTTACAACGCCAACCTGATGCTCACGCTCGCCGATCGGTACGTGCATGAGGGCCAGTCGCACCGGGCGCTTGCACTGCTCGACCGGATCGCGCCCAGCGTCGAAGCCAACGACTATGCCCCGAACAAGCTGTCGGCCCTGATAAGCAGGGCGCAGGCGCTGGTTGCTCTTGGCGACGACGATGGTGCCCGGAAGGCGGCCCTCGCCGTGGTCGCCGCGGGAAAGCCGGGCGATATCGACGACTGGCTGAAAGATGCCTACAAGGTGCTTTACCGCATCGAGAATCGGCAGGGCCACGCCGCCGCCGCGCTCGATTACTACAAGAAGTACGCCGCGCTGGACAAGGCCTACCTCGACGACGTCAGTGCGCGTGCGATGGCCTATCAGACGGTGCAGCAACACCTGCTGGCGCAGAAGCTCGAGACGGAAAAGCTGGGGCGGCAGAACGCGCTGTTGCGCATGCGGCAGACGCTGGACACCAAAAAGGCGGAAGCCAACCATTTGTACCTGGCGCTGCTGCTGATGGCGCTGGCTTTCGCCGCGTTGTGGATGTTCCGGCTCAAGCGCTCGCAGCTGCGTTTCAAGAAGCTGTCCCACCTCGATGGCCTGACCGCGGTGTTCAACCGCCAGCATTTCATGGGCGAAGTGGATCGCATGCTGCGTTTGCTGGAGCGGCGCGCGGGCGCAGCCTGCATGGTCTTCATCGACCTGGACCACTTCAAGCACATCAACGATACCCACGGCCATGCCATGGGCGACGAGGTCTTGCGGCACATCGTCGCCGTCTGCCGGAAGCACTTGCGTGCCGTCGACCTGTTCGGTCGCCTCGGCGGCGAGGAGTTCGGCATCCTGCTGGTCGAGTGCTCGCGCGGGCAGGGCGTGGCGATTGCCGAACGCATCCGGCTCGCCATCGAGATGGCCAAGGTGGAGAGCGACGGCGTGGCCGTCGGGATATCCACCAGCGTGGGCCTGGCCTTTACCGATACCTCCGGCTACGACTTGCAGCGCCTGTGCAAACAGGCGGATGCCGCGCTGTACCGCGCCAAGCGGAGCGGGCGCAACTGCGTGATGGTTGATGATGAGGGCGATGCCGACCGCCTTGCGGCGGTTTGA